One Dunckerocampus dactyliophorus isolate RoL2022-P2 chromosome 15, RoL_Ddac_1.1, whole genome shotgun sequence genomic window, ataataaaataataaagaaatgaaTTCAGGATCAATGATGTCAGACAATGGTTCAGCATCTTCCTCCTTATaccttattgttgttgtttgtttttgggcTTTTTCCCCACATTGGGGCTTGACACAGCGAGACAATTGCATGATGATTTGGCTTTATTGTTATGCCGTACACCCGTCCTGATGCAACACTGGCCGagacacacgaacacacacgtGTACCTTTACATCACCAGGGATGTCTTCCTTGTACCTTGTAAATATCTTAAACTGGCTCATATTAGCACACTGAGTTCTTTGCTAAATCTGTTCCGTAATTTTACTCCACGTATTGATGTGTTGAACATTTTTAGTGCAGTGAGAGTGTACGGTTTTACATACTATTTTTCCTGTAGTTGTACATTATTGGGTAGCAGgttgttgtttgctttgtgcatgATTTTATCTGTTTTGAAATTGGTTAGTTTCAATATTTGTGATTTAATGAATCAAGGGTTTGTGTATTATTAACCAGCACTTTGTGTTATCATAACTGCCCTCAGCAAAAGCTTGTGTTTGCCCTCAAGTAACATTGATCTTATGTCAATTGCCTTATTGTCTTTTAAGACCACCAACGAAGCTGTGTTCGCCGTGGAGTTCCACCCTGGTGACAGCAGCAACATCATCACCTGTGGTAAATCCCACGTCTACTTCTGGAATCTGAACGCCGGCCAGTTCACCAAGAAGCAAGGCATCTTTGGAGTAAGGCGGCCTTCATGTCACTTTCACTTCCCTAACGCTGTGTTTGCTTGTAAGATAAATGCAGAAGTCAAGTCCAAACACAGACAGAAGTGAAATCGGAGGAATGAAATGAATTGTATTTGTAACAATGATGCTAACAAACTTGTTTCGCTTTCAGAAATACAAGAAGCCCAAGTTTATCCAGTGCTTTGTGTTCAGCCTGACTGGTGAGGTTCTGACTGGAGATTCAGAGGGGAACATCCTGACATGGGGCAAGTCTGCCGCAGATATCAAAACTCTTGGCAAAGGAGCCAAAGGTCAGTACTGGAAGGCCAAATATTCATTTGACCATTACAACTGAAGGCCGGGAaaaggttgggagtgaggtcttgcctcAGGTAGAGGAGATCAAGTATCTGTTGTTTTATGAGTGAGGGAAGACTGGagcgcgagatcgacaggcggatggGCGCAGCTTCTGTGGTAATGCGATTGCTGTACTGGGCCGTGAAGCGGTAGCTGAGCCAGAAAGCAAAGCTTTTGTTTATTGGTGGACCTACAGTATGTTACCCTCACCTGTGTGTGccagctttgggtagtgaccggaAGGACAAAATTGTGCCACAAGGGGccaaaattattttgaaaatgaattgagatagggtgaggagctcggtcatccagaAGAGATTTGGAGGTGGCTTGGGTATCAAGTCTAGATGCCTTCTGGACACCTCTCTGGTGCAGTGCTCTGGGCATGTCCAGCCGGGATTTGACCCGGAAGAGatctaggacatgctggagggattatgtcctGGCCTGGGAATATCTTGGTGCCCCCCCACCCTTACCGCCCCCTCCGGTGGACCTGGAAGAGGTAGCcagagaccaggaagtctgggattctctactgagactgctCCCCCACATTCCAGTTTCGCATAAGTCGAAGAAAAAGGCATGGATGGATGTCATTACAACTgccaattgaatatttttacgTCATTCACCGAAGACTTTGTGTCTGCTCTGAACAACATTTTTAGAAACCCTGCAGATTATGCGACAGACCAGAGCGCATGAAGGCAGCGTGTTTACCCTCTGCAACCTGCAGGGTGGTGGTCTGCTCAGCGGCGGCAGCAGAGACCGCAAGATCATCCGCTGGAGTGCAGACCTGGCCCCCGAGCGAGAGTGTGAGGTGAACCTggactgtgtgtttgtgtgtgtgtgtgtgtgtgtgtgtgtgtgtgtgtgtgtctacgtTTACAGCAGGGGCTGTTGAGGGGGACGGCAAAAGGTGCAATGTAACCAAAAAAAGttgataatactaataatatagtCACCTATAAACTATTAACGattacaacatttaaaaaaatgcaaaatgtcaaaatggctTTCTTTTGAATGCAACAGCCACAAGTGAAACAGGGTTCCTACGGAAGTATGGAAACTATGGAAAAGTGTGGAATTTGGTTTTATGCTGTAAATTTCCaggtctggaaaagtatggaaaaatattcatgtttccaaTCTTTTTTTAAGGCACTAGGATagctaagatgtttgtgtgtgagcacACAGTGGGCGACACatcctggaaaacatttgggaagattgacaAGTTCAATGGCCAGCCCTCTACGATTATCTTCCTCCAAACattgtatgagctacattacctgCTGTAATCTCCTGGAAGTTATATGGTGACATAACAGCATACGTATTCAGAATAATGGAAACAAACAATTACTTCCATAattaatttacatttatttatttatttatgtggatgttgagggactgtctagGCTGCGTGGAAGTccggaacagtacctctggattggcagaccagggtggtggttattattattattattattattattattattattattagagccctctcgacatgaagtaacacttctatagtcacctttacactcctattattgtttgtttacaccacactgtGCAGCTACAGGATCACgacagggacataagagacggccgccgctcatagcatatagcacgCTAccaagctagctagttagcctctaattcatttgttttaaacttaATTGTTTCAgaaggagtggggaagaaagacaaagtaagaagccaaaagcttaccacttccacatataatgggaggagaacatttttttctctctatcCTGTCGGAAATGCCATGTCAGCGTCCAATGCATGTGGACTGTAACAGCCACAAGTGAAACTATTTGATTTGCAGCGACTCCTGTAAAAGCTGTTCTATATAAAACGGTTGAGCATATCTATGTTGGATCAGGCTTTTTAGAAAATTCATCAAAATGGCTCCCGCATCTTTCAATTTTTCAGTATGATTAAACACCACTGGTTTAcaaaatttttgaaaattgttgCATTCAGATCCCGGAGAAGTTTGGGGCGGTCCGCACCATTGCTGATATGGACGGAGAGGAAGTGTTAGTTGGAACGACAAGAAACGCTATCCTCAGAGGCACCTTCTCTGACGGATTTGTGGCCATTGTGCAAGTATGTACATTACCTCTTGATAGTATTGACCAAATGTTCAGCTAACAAGACTAAAGTTTCTCTGCTCGTCTCTCAGGGTCATGTCGACGAGATGTGGGGGCTGGCGACGCATCCTTCCATCAACGTCTTCCTCTCCTGTGGCCACGACAGGCAGGTGTGTGTATGGAACACTGAGGAacacaagctggactggtccatcACCCTGGAGGTATGCAACAACAGATTATTGCTGGAGATGCAGCCTGGATTGCTAAACTAGGTGGTCCTGTTTGTTCTTCAGGAATATGGCCTGTGTGCTGATTTCTGCCCAAATGGATCAGTGGTTTCAGTTGGCCTTAACACAGGAAggtagcacatactgtacatctagTATGTACGTGCAGTAAAAGCAGTGTTAATTAGCAGGGTTGCTAAGCGCGGCTTTGCTTTGCTGACACCACCAACAGATGGGTGGCTCTGGACCTGCTAACCACGGAGGTAATCTCTGAGTCCGTTGACGGGAACGAGCAGCTGTCCGTCATGAGGTACTCTCCAGGTAGGATACCAGACCATTAGCTCGCCAGGCAAAGGTCAGAACTACAGTAAGTTATAGTAATATGATGCGTGTTTACAGATGGCAGCTGTCTGGCTGTGGGCTCTCATGACAACTTCATCTACATCTACAACGTAACAGAAAGTGGGCGACGCTACACTCGGTTTGGGAGGTGCAATGTGAGCGCCATCATATTTGTAATTGTGGTTACTGACACCAATCATTCTATTGTATTTGTAATCTATATCATTTGCTGCAGTGTATaagacatacactcctgattaaaattttaagaccagatgaaaaattgcaagaatttacattttgcacagtttatcttaagaaggttctaagtggagcttcaaaatgcaagaaGAAGACATTAGAATGAGAGAGAAAATGAGAGAAAACAACCATttaactgaaataggctgttcatcagcttatcaaaagtttaaagaccacagcttttaaaagccaaaatcttggcagaaATGTGGAttccaatgtcattttctgtcaggtattcacactgtcatgatctcttgacgcCAAAGGCAAAAAACCTTTTTCGCTTTGAACGCAGTTGGATTGTTGAGGTtcaaggcctctcacagtgcGCCATTGGTGCTGTCATTTTAAGATAGtctttttaaacttcttaaatgatcctgagggttatggaataaaaaagtcaagaggtagacccaaaaaaatgtcactggaccgattggctgtccatcaagacatggggcaatccttggcccaaatgaaggttgttactggtgctgagtgcagtccaatgatCATCACagggcatctgcgagagaatgGTTTtcagaacaaaaaacgtcttcaaaggcgtCTCTTTCAACGCCActaaattgcccgtttggaattttcacgagagcaccaaacatgagacattgaaaggtggaagaaagttttattttctgatgagaaaaaaatggaaccttgacaacggtcctgatggcttccaacgttactgagatgttttccacatgacacagggggcgccatcatgatctggggtgcttcttCCTTCaaaggaacaatggagcttcaggttgtgcatgggcgtcaaacggcagctggctatgtggagatgttgcagggggcatccctcatgactgaaggccctcatctctGTGGTAATTTTTCAACATgaaaatgctgcagttcacaatgcctgacaaaggactttttccagaggaataacctcactcttttgaacCATGCTGCGTgtttccctgatctaaatccaattgagaacatttacggatggatggcaagggaagtttacaaaaatggacgtcagttccagacagtggatgccgtccatgaagccatcttcaccacctagagcaacattcccactagcctcctggaaacacaggCACCAAACATGCCCAAACCAGTTTTTGAGGTGACTagcaagaatggtgcagctactcattactgagcccttttttgaacattttatttctatttaagggcggtttgggttttttttagtctttaaagttttgatcagctgatgaacagcttatttcagtttaatagttgtttgcaataaattgcttactcgttttttgtctcactcccatttcctctttttgcattttgaagctctacttagaaactccttcagatccaacagtgcaaaattcttgcaatttttcaactggtgtgtacagtatattgctggTTTTAAATGGAACACTTCCATCAGTACAATTCAATAAGTATACTTTGTACACTGTGCACTACATTTTGCTGTACTTCTCAGTGGGAACGCACTTGTTCAATCAAAAGAACTGTGTAAGAATGGAAGTGCGCCAGTTGAGACTCAGAAAGTGTGTGTATTTGCTTTATAAGTAATTACTGGCTTAACATAGGACAGTAGTGTCAATACATTGATGTTTATCTCATCAGGGCCACTCCAGCTTCATAACTCATTTGGATTGGTCCAAAGATGGGAGGTACATTATGTCTAATTCAGGGGACTACGAGATCCTCTACTGTAAGTAACTTCACGTCTTCGCATTTACGTGCGGTGTCAATGTGGCGTGTTCAATAATGCAAGTGTTGCAGGGGAcattgctgcaggctgcaaactGTTGAGGAATCGCTTTGAGAGCAAAGACAGGGAATGGGCCTCCTACACCTGCGTGCTGGGCTTCCACGTCATGGGTGAGGGATCAAACAGGAGGAATGGCATCGCTGTCAATGTGTGGAAAGTCACTGCTGGCTGTTCTGCTGCAGGTGTGTGGTTGGAGGGCTCCGACGGCACAGACATCAACGCGCTGTGTCGCTCCCACAGCGAGCGCGTGGTGGCAGTGGCCGACGACTTCTGCAAAGTCCATCTCTTCCAGTACCCCTGTCCCAAACCAAAGGTACTGTACATGGACTGCAAATATTCATACTGCTGTGAATTAACATTACCAGttgacatatttattttatcctcCAATCCTCTCAACTctcacacattctaaaaatacaattacaccaaaaaacaacagcaaaaattgaaaaatagcaaaaaggCGAAGAAAAACTTGAAATGTTGATATGAATAGGACTAACACTACTAAGACTAATAATAACGGTAAGATTTAATAAATGCAGTTTAATACCTGCAATATTGTACGAGAACCGAGGCGCCACGGTATTCCGTTTgttatgttatgataataaaaataagctTTGTCATGTTTAACACAGAGTTGAGATGCTGGCTgtttcatactgtatataaatgattAGCCTTAGCCTTATTTGCCtttttagaaaatgttaaatatcaTAATGGCTCCCACATGCTTTGAGTTttcagaaaaagtttggacgccacTGCCTCTTGTGCTAGAGCTAGCGCCCCTAGTGTCAGGCCTCGTTAATTACACCATGCAATACTTCCCTTTCATTATAAAACTAAAAATAGTCTGACTGTAATAGCAGcctccatgttttttttcctgcattctccaccatttttttccctcttcataCCATTGCTATCTCCCCGTGCCAGGCGCCCAGCCACAGGTACGAGGGCCACGGCAGCCACGTCACCAACGTGCGCTTCACCCACAGCGACTCCCACCTGCTCTCCATGGGCGGCAAGGACACGTGCATCCTCCAGTGGAGAGTGATTCGGCCGACCTCGACCTCATCGACCGCTGCCAGCTCTCCAGAACCTGCCAGCAGCAGCTAGAGCAAGGAAAGACAGAAGCGATTCCAAgcagaacaagaagaagaagagcagcaACATACATGAAGCCAGTGGACAGCTGCCAGAGTTGCACACATGTACAGAAGGCCTCTAAAGCACTAGCATCTATAAGAAATGCGAGTGGAACTGGAACATCATGTCCTTTCTTAAAAAAcgaaatgcaaaatgtgactATTGAGAGAACATTCTTGAGTTTTTATCCATCTCATGCTTTGCCGTGGTGTATGACACTGTAATTGATCTActatatttctacaatgtgttaTATATTTTAACTGTTTGGTGAATGTAGGCTGCCTTTATGCTTACATCAGAGATATCCAAAgtacggcctgggggccattctTGGCCCGCAGCTAGTTTTTTATtggttctctgcacttgctaaAAAtagaatgaattcattattaataggagatattattaaatattgccCTAATTTGCTTTTTCACCTTAAACACAAAAGGTAGGATGTTGATTGTAGTAGCTTACCATACACTGACCTACAAAATCTACCAAAGCGGCCCCCCCTGTGTCCTTTAATTTTTTCTCTATGCATTAAAGGTGGTGTCCCTCTTCAACTCCAAATGCACTCGTTTCAACCAGAaagaagaacaccaccaccagctagTAGATGTTACCAATCGTGGAtaaaaagaacagattgaacaaacaaatgtctatatttgtcacaatttgaaGTTAAACTGATTGCCGTTCCTGTGCTTTCACTCACCGCTGTCTCGGATACATGCAGTACATGTCTGTCGTGCGTGCACATACACaacagcagtctcagagaagtcATTGCGGagttggagtcattgtgtgatTATGATAcgtatacattcaatgatagctaacctTAGTTGCTACACTGTGTCAAATCTCTAGCTGATAATACAACtaatgctcgtgtgtgtgtgtgtgtgttacagcaggaagagggcggaatATACACATTTGAAAGTTACCGTCCTCGCACGCATTACCTTATCAGGGCAGACAGGGCCTTTAACACACTGTGACAAGAAATAATTCACTGCAGTTCTCACCGTAGGCcacagggggcagtgttttaAATATAAACTATCTCACTGCTTTTCGCAGGGCTTACATTCTCAGTCaaccagcaaatggcaaaaatctgCGAGAaattgatatgcccataaaCATGTCTATGCTGTCACTCCTTCCCCTTTAAACCCTGCCTCTCGCTTGACATTGACgctctctgattttggatcagcatttgcaataaaagtgagtggtacacgtatgctgtacattttagatgtattatcacatattaataaattattaccgaccgAGGGTGAATGACAGTGGCGGAGCCAAAAATCTTTCATTGgcgtggccaaggtgagaccattactacTCActtaggggtggcaataagttgatgcCTGAAATCTCTCGATGGCCGGAGGgtcaccacgtagctccgccactgttgaAGGATATGTGTTTTTGCGGAAAAAGTCCCTACATATGGATCTATATTTTGCACCAAAAATCTGCGAAAACgcggggctgtgaatgctgaatctccAATGTGTGGGAATCCACTGCACTTTGACTGCAGTTGGCAATGTTGACTTGTGCCTCTAACGTCGCTAGTGGGCAGTGTTGCTTCATAGAATTGATGTGACGTTTTTTAACTTGACCCCAAAAGAGAAACaggaaaaatgtgcttttatgtgtttagaaatgtttaaaaagtaggATTTAAATATTAATTGTATGACATTTGACACACATCAGTGCAAGGATTTAAATCGGTTAAAATTCTTCCCCTTTAGATATTTATC contains:
- the eml3 gene encoding echinoderm microtubule-associated protein-like 3 isoform X4, with the translated sequence MESSTNSLDDVSADGSGEFTDRACVMETRLQAHEDEITLLKSSLADALRRIHLHEQLLPVLKQQLIAVNPAAARIINQVSCHDTCSSIYGVRQPHARVRTNSEKLANRKRQVRHLDKKAASSANLLNRSPSLENRARELIASAGSRRGTYSQEQSIKMFIRGRPITMYIPSNIQNYEELKMEPPSERLELDWVYGYRGRDCRANLYFLPTGEAVYFTACVIVLYHINKRTQRHYRKHTDCVRCLTLHPDKVRIASGQTAGVDKDGKPLQPCIHIWDSATLVTLQQIGLGTFQRGVGSVAFSTMDSGVFLCVIDDSNEHMLSVWDCTKGTKQAEIKTTNEAVFAVEFHPGDSSNIITCGKSHVYFWNLNAGQFTKKQGIFGKYKKPKFIQCFVFSLTGEVLTGDSEGNILTWGKSAADIKTLGKGAKETLQIMRQTRAHEGSVFTLCNLQGGGLLSGGSRDRKIIRWSADLAPERECEIPEKFGAVRTIADMDGEEVLVGTTRNAILRGTFSDGFVAIVQGHVDEMWGLATHPSINVFLSCGHDRQVCVWNTEEHKLDWSITLEEYGLCADFCPNGSVVSVGLNTGRWVALDLLTTEVISESVDGNEQLSVMRYSPDGSCLAVGSHDNFIYIYNVTESGRRYTRFGRCNGHSSFITHLDWSKDGRYIMSNSGDYEILYWDIAAGCKLLRNRFESKDREWASYTCVLGFHVMGEGSNRRNGIAVNVWKVTAGCSAAGVWLEGSDGTDINALCRSHSERVVAVADDFCKVHLFQYPCPKPKAPSHRYEGHGSHVTNVRFTHSDSHLLSMGGKDTCILQWRVIRPTSTSSTAASSPEPASSS
- the eml3 gene encoding echinoderm microtubule-associated protein-like 3 isoform X1, which produces MESSTNSLDDVSADGSGEFTDRACVMETRLQAHEDEITLLKSSLADALRRIHLHEQLLPVLKQQLIAVNPAAARIINQVSCHDTCSSIYGVRQPHASQSAQIVVSSTNGHTVPAEPRPATVDRSSQTEAIKTGLDGGQGRVSLSGRVQSLHLEDALLPHVSVAEGTRAKLNRVPGMEVDEEDMEDDEEEGGVGEQDKELSWISTVEEPIQATTIISLQDGRRSPEDADFLPASSRPSDQNSGPSSSPLSPIQEGRKQPLVRTNSEKLANRKRQVRHLDKKAASSANLLNRSPSLENRARELIASAGSRRGTYSQEQSIKMFIRGRPITMYIPSNIQNYEELKMEPPSERLELDWVYGYRGRDCRANLYFLPTGEAVYFTACVIVLYHINKRTQRHYRKHTDCVRCLTLHPDKVRIASGQTAGVDKDGKPLQPCIHIWDSATLVTLQQIGLGTFQRGVGSVAFSTMDSGVFLCVIDDSNEHMLSVWDCTKGTKQAEIKTTNEAVFAVEFHPGDSSNIITCGKSHVYFWNLNAGQFTKKQGIFGKYKKPKFIQCFVFSLTGEVLTGDSEGNILTWGKSAADIKTLGKGAKETLQIMRQTRAHEGSVFTLCNLQGGGLLSGGSRDRKIIRWSADLAPERECEIPEKFGAVRTIADMDGEEVLVGTTRNAILRGTFSDGFVAIVQGHVDEMWGLATHPSINVFLSCGHDRQVCVWNTEEHKLDWSITLEEYGLCADFCPNGSVVSVGLNTGRWVALDLLTTEVISESVDGNEQLSVMRYSPDGSCLAVGSHDNFIYIYNVTESGRRYTRFGRCNGHSSFITHLDWSKDGRYIMSNSGDYEILYWDIAAGCKLLRNRFESKDREWASYTCVLGFHVMGEGSNRRNGIAVNVWKVTAGCSAAGVWLEGSDGTDINALCRSHSERVVAVADDFCKVHLFQYPCPKPKAPSHRYEGHGSHVTNVRFTHSDSHLLSMGGKDTCILQWRVIRPTSTSSTAASSPEPASSS
- the eml3 gene encoding echinoderm microtubule-associated protein-like 3 isoform X2 translates to MQETEYTRYDVSADGSGEFTDRACVMETRLQAHEDEITLLKSSLADALRRIHLHEQLLPVLKQQLIAVNPAAARIINQVSCHDTCSSIYGVRQPHASQSAQIVVSSTNGHTVPAEPRPATVDRSSQTEAIKTGLDGGQGRVSLSGRVQSLHLEDALLPHVSVAEGTRAKLNRVPGMEVDEEDMEDDEEEGGVGEQDKELSWISTVEEPIQATTIISLQDGRRSPEDADFLPASSRPSDQNSGPSSSPLSPIQEGRKQPLVRTNSEKLANRKRQVRHLDKKAASSANLLNRSPSLENRARELIASAGSRRGTYSQEQSIKMFIRGRPITMYIPSNIQNYEELKMEPPSERLELDWVYGYRGRDCRANLYFLPTGEAVYFTACVIVLYHINKRTQRHYRKHTDCVRCLTLHPDKVRIASGQTAGVDKDGKPLQPCIHIWDSATLVTLQQIGLGTFQRGVGSVAFSTMDSGVFLCVIDDSNEHMLSVWDCTKGTKQAEIKTTNEAVFAVEFHPGDSSNIITCGKSHVYFWNLNAGQFTKKQGIFGKYKKPKFIQCFVFSLTGEVLTGDSEGNILTWGKSAADIKTLGKGAKETLQIMRQTRAHEGSVFTLCNLQGGGLLSGGSRDRKIIRWSADLAPERECEIPEKFGAVRTIADMDGEEVLVGTTRNAILRGTFSDGFVAIVQGHVDEMWGLATHPSINVFLSCGHDRQVCVWNTEEHKLDWSITLEEYGLCADFCPNGSVVSVGLNTGRWVALDLLTTEVISESVDGNEQLSVMRYSPDGSCLAVGSHDNFIYIYNVTESGRRYTRFGRCNGHSSFITHLDWSKDGRYIMSNSGDYEILYWDIAAGCKLLRNRFESKDREWASYTCVLGFHVMGEGSNRRNGIAVNVWKVTAGCSAAGVWLEGSDGTDINALCRSHSERVVAVADDFCKVHLFQYPCPKPKAPSHRYEGHGSHVTNVRFTHSDSHLLSMGGKDTCILQWRVIRPTSTSSTAASSPEPASSS